In Papaver somniferum cultivar HN1 chromosome 9, ASM357369v1, whole genome shotgun sequence, the genomic stretch TCGACAACCACTTCCACGACCTCTTTTACCACCTCCACAATCACTTCCACAGCCTATTTTACTTGCTCTATGTCCTCATTTTCTTCCACTTCcgccttcatgttcatcattggCAACACCACTTCCACTTGTGCCTCTGGGTTCTTGTCGGGTACTCTTCATCGCCTTTTTCTTCGTACTGATGGATTGATATATGTAAATGACCTCTTCCAATTTGTTGCAGAAACCTTGTTTCTCAGCCTCTGATGTCGTCTGTTTGCAActaattttcttcttcattttcttcaacaactTCGTCGCCGACGACAACTAATTTcatttcaaaccaaaaattaaaaattgatatACTTTCATATGTTATAATATTTTTAAAAGAGTAAATAATAAAGACGTAACTTACCACTACCGTCATTGCCTCGGATACACTATGGATATTGTTGTCAGACGCTTTCTTTTCCGTAACTTCCTTTACTCGTGCCTCCGCTTTTTCAGCTTCAACAAGATCTTGACTTTCTCTATTAATAATAAAGGGATTAGATATTTGATTATACCAATCCATTTACTCTTCTACAACTTCACGAAGATCTTGACGCAAACTCTCTAACCCCTCCCAAATCAACATGTTGTTATCCGTTTTATTTTAATGACGAAGCGACGACTCAGGGTCATATTTGGTTTTCCATGAACGGTGGTGCTCTTTGTACATTTACTTCCCTTTGGAAATAACTTGAACTTTTGGTTATTGTCCCACGATACTGTTTGGATAAATCCAAATTTGCGGAGTACTCGACGAGGATAGAAATTTACACACTCACTTGGATAGAATAGCAGTCCGTAATACATCCCCAACGGCATATCTTCATCttgaacaacttcatcttcttccgtGTTATATGGTTCAAATTCAACATTGTGCCAATCCATAGAGTCTAACTTTTCTCTTAAAGAGGCTATCTTTCCGGGATGATCCCTCTTCTTATGGTCTTTGAACTTTTATATTTGTCCGAAATTGGAAATGTATCAACCACGACCTCAATCGGTGTGCGTAATTTTAACTTCAGGAAGTGATCATATACCCACACCTACGCTAAGTTCATAGGAAAAATTAGAAACTATAGCACAAACCTTGGAAATACATACAAAAGTTCGTCTCTAAACTATAGCACACACTATAGAATTATGAGCCGAACCTTACAAGAATGAGTGTTTGTTCTGAAAGTATCAGGTTCAGCTCAAAACTAAATTCATCTAAGAAATCATATTTCGATCAAACAGAGCAAGAACAATAAAGATCAAGATGGGTTAGTATGAAATACCTTCTAATATATATTATCGGGGTATTCGAATCTGGATTTCGTGAATCAACGCCCCTTAGGCCTCAGCTGGATTTGTTATTCACTTGCCCTAAAACCTGCTTGATTGAATTGAGTTCTTAAGTGcggatatggaagtaaatttctAATGCAACGCTTCGTTTTagatattatttttgttttgattttaatcGACGACCAAAGATTTTTTAAACGATTAATCGGTTTATGGAGTGTGTTCGGCTGCTCGAGATAGAAGAAGAGAGAATGAAGAAAGGTGTTGACAGATATTTTGTTTTGATTAGTTTTCATTTAGATTTTTAATTTAGTCAAAGAGTACTTCAGTGATCTAAGTAGTTTTAGTTTAAGTTTTTAATTAAATTAAAGGGTATTTAAATAATTTAATCTAAATAAAGGTAACCTAGTAATTTTGACATGGACCCACTTAAAAAAATATCCTATATGATGTCGTAGTTTAGTATGACTCAAAGAAAATCATTTAGCATgcctggaaaataaaaataaaaaaatcagtaCGTCTCGGTTTCTaaaaggggaaattagggggagaccccaaaaaaataatattctcattctcaggcccacaattaaatGTGTATaacgtgacacccataattatttctatgacacccaaaattatccaaaattattaagaattaatacataactcgttatgcatactatttttcaggcataactcgttatgcagcctaatttttcaggggcataattggcaacgcaacttggatataacatatctaaaaatccgcgtcttggaattttacaaattttatattgttgtaaatctttttaagagagctacacaacgagtacaaacaacaataacaaatttttgtttttcacgaaaaaatcggaggtgatcatcattttaggctaaattttcgaaaacttgatacataaccattatgcagtcaccaaaaaagatgcataacaccttttgcagacgcataacgaattatgcaaccattttctccactgcataatttgcataacaaagttatgcatctataacaagttatgtattcattgtattagtgcgtaactacataaaaaattgatgcataatgcattatgcatctattttctcgatgcataaaagattgtgcaacaattttctcgatgcataatgcattatgcagacatattttcggatgcataacaggttatgcatccattttcgcgactgcataacatgttatgcagatattattataggtgTATGACAAATTATGCGGTCTTTGTTcttgttatgcagatattattataggtgcataacaagttatgctctctttatttttattggtttcaATAGTCACAAAAAAGTTActacataacgtgttatgcaaccattttctaaattgcataacaagttatgcaacaacttttgtatatgtataacaggttatgcaaccattttcaaaTCTGCATAACGAGTAATGCATCAATCAAGTCTTAGCTTCCTTGTTCAGGTcatggcagcagcaacacctcTGATTCAATCGACTACTCATACATCATGCATCCTCTTCCCTCCACTTCCTTGCTTATTCTCTGACCAGCTAACCAACAACAATATCTCATCTATTCTCGACTAGTGCAGCCAACAAACATCTCCACTTCGAATTCAAATCAGCCAACAAACATTCCATCTTCGAGTTCCCATTATAGTCGCAGTTTTATCTCCACATTCTCTATCTTTAATTCGCAGTATGAACCACAGTCCTATTTCGATTCCAGTTTCGCCAACTAAACTTATCTCAGTCATTAGAGGACGCAAATCCAACACAGCTAACTCCAAGTCATCACCGGCAACAGTTGTTCACCCACCTTCGACTTCCTAACCTCCAACTCTCGACAGTTTTAACCCTTGTTTATCTTTGCCAAACAACACCATTTTTAGTCATAATCTACTGTAGATTGTAGAGAAAAAGCATCCATGCCTTCATAGATCGAACCCTTTCGTGCAGACACTAAACCGATGGCAGCGACAACAGCTCGAACACAACACCCATCCTCCATTCGATCAAACATCCAACAGACCATTCATCTCCTTTGCGAACAGCTCCATTGGACCACTTGACATTTCTCTTCTTCAGTGATGTGCATTTCTTTCCTGCCCGGTAGTAACAACTCTAACCATCTACCCAATCCAGCGAAAATACAATGAGCTCAATCTTTCCACGAATCCCATTTTCAGTATGTGCATCAGCTTCTTGTTCATGTCCATGGAAGCGATCTCAATTTCCTCAACTCTACACTTTATGCAGAGCCAATTTTGCTCGCTGCCAGTTCCGCTTCTCGGCTACAGCTCAATTCCGTTTCTCCCTGCCAGTAACAACTTACCCTTTCCTTGTTGTTTCTCATCTTCTCCACAGTAAACTCACGGCTAAAACTCCACAGATCCATTATATTCCACCATCTGCATCTCCCATTAAGCATACGTGAAACCATCTAGTACTTGAGAAGGTTGTGTGCAGCCCGTGGCGTAGGTTGTGTTCTTCGAGTGTACTTGAGAAGGAAACCTTTTGCTGAGACACCTGGTACTCGTAAAATCCATGGAAGGAGATTAATAGATACACAATCTGAATTGAAATTTCCATCCGAAAATAGTAAATGCATAAAGATTTACTAGAagcctagaaaatctccaattaattaTAATGTCTTAATCTTGCTTGAAATTGTCCAGTTCACTACCAGATTCTCTTTCTGTTCATCACAACAGTTTCTTGCTTAAAACCCCCATCAACCACTATATTCTTCAATAGCAACAACCCATGGCAGTAACAGCTCCATTAACCTTCTCAGACCCTATAATCAACCAAGCCCATTTGTTATTTCATCACATAACTTCAATTTCTCCTTCTTTGTTCTCTGTTGCAGCTCAACTTCATGTCTTCATTGTAAACTCTAACACAACCACCGTAAATCCATTTTTCCATCTACGAATTCAAACCCCCCTTCCTATAATTCAATTTTTATACCTCTAACCTTCTATATAATGACCTAATTAAACCCATCAGAACACACTCCTCAATCGTCAACAACATCAGCGATTCAACTTCCAAATCCCACATCGATTTTCAATAGTAAAACCACTTCAAATAATATTTTTACTGGGAAGAAGAAGGTCcagaaacaacatcaacagatcTAGAAGCAGATATCAATGAAGTAGATAATaatctttttcctcttcttctcaacacagCGGCAGCCATGGAAAAAAAAGAAATCTCGGGAAAAcatgatttttatatattttgggtttgagaataattttcttccagaatttgGGTGCGCGCCTGTAATTTTGGGAGCGTGGGTTTCACAATAGAAACATCAGGAAGAATGGgtttccctgtagttttcactttctaAAATAAGAGGGCGCAAACAATTTGAGTCTCTAGGGAAAGGCCCAGCTGGCCTAGTCTATATAAGACGGCCCTGAGAAGCGAGACGGAGGGAGGAGGAACAAGCAATAGAATTTCCTATATCAACAATTTTTCATCACTTCTGATCACTTTTTAATCAGCCAAATTTGGGGTTCATCCGAAGCTTAATACATGCAGTTCCACTGATTCCTGTAATTCCTAATCCCTTGTTTCTATATTTCTTTGCTTTTCTTGAGATTGTTTTTCCTTACATGCAAGATTATTATAGAATTGAAAATCCCTGTAGAATTAGGTTATTTTTGAAGTAGATAATCGAACGTAAAGCCACTAAAAATTAGAATTTAGGTCTTATCCTTTCCCTGATTTGTGTCCAATTAGGTGTAAAAGGAACTTGTCCTTAAGTATATTGTCTTGATGTCAACAACATAATAAGTTGCAGCAGCATCCTTTGGCAGAACTGCAAGCAAAACCCCAAACTGGCTGCAAGTTAAAATAGATTGAGACAATTTTGTACTTCAATTTTATAGGTCAAAATACTGTGCTTTTGGCAAGAAATAGAGCACTTGACAGTGTAGCTTACATGAATATAGTTTCACTTTAGTCTATAGTGACTTTCAATGCGTAGTAAAATCAGCTGAACCTGAAACTTTTAAATCGTAGCCTGAAAATCCTTCGGCTGTAAATTCTATGGAAAAACGGATATATCAGTAACCGCCAGTGCGTTCTTTGGTATTAGATGTTTTGTGATTGAATTACTTTGTGTGGAATCACCCATGTGGTTCTTCTTGATATGTATGGGTAACTGATTGTTATTCCGTTAATTCAAGCAGAGAGTATAGCAGTGCTGCTGCAAAATTGTTGAGAGCAGTTAAAGCGCGTCaaatggagaagaaggaaaagaagaaagaagggagTGATGGGAAGAGATATTGTATGCTGGATTTACTCAAAGATTGCATCTATAGAACTCTAATTAAACTTGACGTCGAGTCACTTCAGAGATCAAAGTTTGTTTGCAAGGCATGGTACAAGATGATCAGCAACACTATTTTCATCGAAGACCGTCTTTGTCGCTCCGAAATGGGTTTGATCTTTCTATATAAGTCGTCAGAAAaagaaactagttcaaatgaaaacgTGTTTCACGTCGAGCAACATTATCTCTCGAGAAAAACGGGAATCAACTGGATGCCTCGAATTGACCAGTACGAAGCAGAGTTGAACTTGCGATTCATGGAGATTAAAGATGGGAAAAGCACAGTAAGATCTTTGAAGTTAAACACCTATGGGCAAATACGAGCTGTGTGCAACGGCTTTCTTCTACTCGAAAGCAAAACAAAATGTGGTCCAATTGTCATCAATCCTGTGACTCGAGAGTACACTGTTCTTTGTCGTGGTACAGAAACTCTCCTCCCACGGTTTGAATCTTATGGACTTGCTTTCAGTCACGGAACGGAAGAGTATAAAGTCGTACATTTGTTTCGAGATGATTTACAGTTTTTCGGATGTGAGATTATAGTGGTGGGCTCTCATACATGGAGGGCAGTTGATGGTCCTAGTTCTGGACTTATAAATCAGTTGGGAAAGGCTCCAATTGTTGCCATTGGAGCTTTTCACTGGATGCCTCATATTGAGAACAGTGATTACATAGTGTCAATGGGCATTGATGATGAAAAATTTCGCAAAATCAAGTTGCCAAATCCTAGTGGAAAATTTGATGGTTTAGTTGATATGGGTGGATGCTTATCGTTCCTGAATCAGGTCAGTCTGAATCAACTTGATGTTTGGATTTTGGAGGATTTACATGGAAGTAAGTGGACCCTGAAACACAAAATTACAGTTGGATCGACAATTTGTATGGTTCCTGTTGGTTATAATTCGAGAAACAACGAGTTAGTTTTAAAGAAAGGTCCATCGTTGGGTACTTATGATTTTGAGCAGAGACAAATGAAGTGGATTGAAGGTTGTTCTCCATATATGGAATCCTATATGCCTCATTTTAATAGCTTAGTCTCTTGGAGGAATCGTAGAGATCAGCGACTAGAAGATGTCTGATGCCAAATTTCTTCCAGCATATACGCCTGTCCAAGGATATGTTCTGAAAATTGCTAAAGAGTTTAGAGATTTTTCATTCAGTTTTTGTTACTGGTCTGGTGGTGCTTATGGGATGGCTGTATCAATCTGGTTGAATCAACCCCAGCTTTAAACGGAGTCCCACACTCTGTCTGAAGAGGATCTCATTTCCCCCAGGACTTGAAATTAGTAGTCAAACAAAGAAATGCACCGGATTTTCGGTATGAAATGGATTTTTGAGTTTTTAAATACATACtcttttttaatattttgtataaaattgaataaaaaatTTGGGAAAGTTCCAGAACCAGCAGCATTCACGGTGTACACTAATGGCGTCCGTTTATTGGGCTAAAGCTTATAACGGAGGTTAATCAGACAGTCTGTCCTTTTGACTCTTGTCTTGACTCACTGTAGGAATTCCAACGGATAAATACAATCAGTTCCAAAAGAGAGATTTTCTCTGTAAAACCCCATCAAGAACTTCTACTCACTATTTTTATCAGCAAAATATGGATTCATCCAGAGCTTAATAGATGCAGTTCGACTGATTCACTGGTAAGTAATTCCTATTCACttgttttttttcatatttttcttgaCATTTTTTTTCACCTTACTTTGTTATTATCGAACATGCAAGATTACAGAATTGAAAATCCATTGATTATAACATGCAGAAACTGGAAATTAGAATCTGGGTCTTAACCCTTTCCCTGATTTGTGTAAGTTTTGTGCAATTAGGTGTAAAAATGGAACTTGTCCTTAACCCACTGTCTTGGCCTTTCTTTCTTGATGTCCAATAAGTTACTAGGAGCCAGCATCCGTTGTTAAAATTGCTAGTGGGTTTCTTTGCAGGCCGCAAAACCCCAAACTGGCTACAAGTTAACATAGATTTGAGACAACTTTTAGTACTTCAATTTTCATAGGGCAAAAAACTGTgctttttggcaaagaaatagagtaaTTGATTGTGCTTGTATAGCCTAAATGGATATCATTTCACTGTAGTGACTAATTTTCAGTGAGGGGTAAGTTTCTCTGTACATGGTAAAATCGGCTAATTCTAAAACTTTAAGTTTGTAGCCTAAAAACCCTCTGACTGTAAATTCTGTGGTGGAATGGATATCTCAGTCGCCGTCGTAGAAGTTTtgaaattaaatttctttgtttaGAAATGATCCACATGGTTTTTCTTGATATATTTGGGTGACTGATCATTTTTCCCCTTACTCCAAGCAGAGAGTAAAGATGCAAAAGATGGCAAAAGTGGACTGCAGCAGTACTGCTGCAAACTTGTTGCAAGTAGTTCAAGCGCGACAATTCATGAAGGAGGAACAAAGGAAGAAAGAGGAACTGGAGAAGAAGGACAAGGAGAAAGAAGAGAATGATGGGAAGAGATACAGTATGCTAGATTTACCAAAAGATTGCATCTACAGAACTCTTATTAAACTACCCATTGAGTCACTTCGGAGATCAAGTTTGGTTTGCAAGCCATGGTACaagatgatcaacaactctatttTCATCCAAGCCATCTTCGTCGATCCCAAATGGGTTTAATCTTTCTATTTAAGTCGACCAGAAAAGAAAGTGATAAAAACGTTTTCCATGTCGAAAAAAATTATCTTCGGGGTAAAGTAGGAGCCAACTGGAAGTCTCGAATCTATCAGTACGAAGTAGAGTTGAATTTGCAATTCATGGAGATTAAAGATGGGAAAAGCATGGTAAAATCTTTGAAGCTAAGCTCCTACGGAAAAATACAAGCTGCGTGCAACGGCATGGTTCTACTCGACAACAGCAGAATTTGTGGTCCAATTGTCATCAATCCTGAGTACACTGCACTTCGTCAAGGTACAAAAGTTCCCCCACAGGATGAATCTTATGGATTTTCTTTCAGTGACAGAACCGGAAAGTATAAAGTCGTACATTTGTTTCGAGATCATCTGCGGTATTTCGGATGTGAGATTGCAGAGGTCGGTTCTCAGACATGGAGGGCAGTTGATGGTCCTAGTTTTGGACTTATAAGTCAATTGGTAAAGTCTCCAGTTGTTGCCAGTGGAGCTTTTCACTGGATGCCTCACATTGAGTACAATAAATACATAGTGTCGATGGGCATTGATGATGAAAAATTTCGCAAAATCCAGTTACCGAAAACTAGTGGAGCATATGATGGTTTAGCTGATATGGATGGATCCTTAGTGTTTGTGACTCACACCAATTATAATCAACTTGATGTTTGGATTTTGGAGGATTTAGATGCAAGTAAGTGGATCTTGAAGCACCGAATTATTACTGGTGGATTGACTTTGTGCATGGATCCTGTTTGTTATAGCTCATACAAGTTAGTTTTGAAGAGAGGCATAAACAAAACGTTGTTTATGTATGATTTCGAGCAGAGAGAGATGAAGGAGATTGAAATGGGTGAAGGTTGTTCTCCATATGTGGGATCTTACGTTCCTCATTTTAACAGCATAGTCTCTTGGACAAATCGTATAGGTCAGGAACTAGAAGATGTCTGATGTTAAATGTGCTCTTCCTTTGTGCTAGGTAATCTCTTTTTTGTGTGGCTCTTCCGTTTTCCAGCATATGTCTGTCCTGCAACACCATTTTGTGACCTTTGGTAGGCTGGTTGAGCTTGGTGTAGAATACGTATGTTTTGCTTTTACACTTTCTGTGGTATGTTTTACTTTTACATTTTCTGTGGTGTAAATTAGTTCTTTTTTTGAACTGCCGTTTGTTTTTTTTTCGTGCCTTTTCCATTTTCTCAGATTTCTCAGCAAGTTTTCTGACCCTGATTGGCTGATTCCCACTCTTCGCTCTGCAGTTTCACTAAAAGCCAGCTTCTCTGGTGTGATCTCGCACGTCAAAGTTGTATAAATTGTATTTGTGGAACATGACCAGTTCTGCTTCTGATTGCCAAGCACCCTCAAAGTTGGAATACACCTTGAAAAGTTGGCTTCTCTGATGCACTATATGATGGCTTGTTAGAGGTGACTTCGCTAAACGCCTAAACATAACTTGCATAAGCTTGCAAATACCTTCTGGCATTGCCCAACACCAATTCTAGAAATAACTTGCATATTCTTGGTTGGAAACTTTAAAATTTTAAATAATTTCCCCTTTAATTTATAATGTGGTTGTGGACCTCGTGGTAGTTGAAAAGGAGTCCAACACTCCAACAAGCCATCATATAGTGCATCGTTCTCTTGCTTTCTCCTCTACTGTGTAATTTGCAGAAAGTTGCTGAAATGTCTACAAGCAGCTGCAAAGAAAATGTGATCTTATTTCCATCCATGGCACAGGGTCATATAATCCCATACTTAGCTTTAGCTTTAAAAATCCAATCAAAATTTGGTTACACGGTGACCATTCTCAACACACCACTCAACATCCAAAGACTTCAAAAATCACTTCCACCCAACACTCCAGGAATCAACCTGGTTTCATTTCCTTACTGTAGCTCTCATCATAACCTTCCACCAAACTCTGAAAACACTGATGTTCTTCCATACCCTATGTTCATAACCTTCTTTGAATCAGCATATTCTCTGAAACCCCATTTCCACAAATTCATCTCAGATCTGGTGAGTGCGAATACTCCTCCTCTTTGTATAATCTCTGATATGTTCCTTGGATGGACAGTTGAAGTTGCCAAGGAGTTTGAGATTTTTCATTCAGTTTTTGTTATTAGTGGTGCTTATGGTGTGGTTGTTTTTTATTCAATCTGGATTAACCAACCACAGCTTCAAAATGAGTCTGAGGAGGAATTTCTAGTTCCTGATTTCCCCCAGGATCTGAGAATCCACAGATCTCAGTTAGCCAACAGTGCATTGCAAGCAACTGGCAATGATCCTTGGTCTTTGTTTTCAAAAGAACATTATCTCAAACATTGAGTTCTGGTAGGTTCTTGATTAATACAGTTGAGGAGTTTGATCAAGTTGGGCTGGCTTATTTCAGGTCAAAACTAAGTCAAGATTCAGTTTGAGTTTTGGGGTTCCAATGATTAGATGGCCAATTGCAGCTGATCATTTTTACATTTCAAAGCTGTTGGAAGAGGAAGTCAAGGTTTGTGTTGAGTTGGCTAGAGGGAATAAAAATGGGATTAGACATGAAGATGTAGTGAGAGTCATTGATTTGGTTATGGACGATGAGAGTAAGAAAGGAGTTGAGATGAGATGTAAAGCTTGTCAAGTTAAGGAGATGGTTAAAAATGCAATTAGAGATGAACAAGGGTTTAAGGGTTCTTCTGCAAAGGGTTTGGAGGAGTTTCTTGCAACGGCATTGTTGAGAAAGAAGGTGAAGATGGATCGCCATCACAACTAAGGATTCATTTTTTGACTGCATTACATTTGTGTAATGCATTATCTGCTTCAACTATGTGTCATGGCTTCTAATAAATGCTGCAAATGTACTTGGGCGGTGTCCTATTGTACTTAGATTAGAGTTTATTTGCAATTTCTCAGTCAGTAAAATTGAAGGTCTGGACTGGAGGACCAATTTATTTCttgaaggaaaaattgcttcCGGATTCGATTCCGATAGCTCTTTGTGGACTTGCACTAGCCAGAAATTTAGAATATAGAATAACAATATGCACCATACTTGTTCTGCCAATGGGTTCTCCTTTGTAAGGCGTCGGACGGGATTCAAGTTGTAATGCATAAATTTAAAATATTGGGAAATGTATTGGTAACGAATTACTTTATTAAATAAGAGCAATCATTGCCACATGTTTGCAGTTCAAAACAGGGGCGGAGCTGGAAACTGAACTTGGGACTGGCTTTGGGCTTTTAGGGgtaagttaagcctattatttgggtttttttttatcAGCTCAaacaaagaacgattttttgggactaTTCAAAAAAGgtgggggactactttgtgatacaaATGTCCACCCTACATTATAAGAGGTGTCCTAAAAGATTAGGGAAGACTGTCCTTGTTCTAATTAAGGTTATAactaatcctaataacccactaaTCTAACCCACTACCCACTAATTCAACCCActaattaaaacctaaattaaaagaaaaaaatcagtttcaactctgattcttttctttcttcattttcttcttcttctcttcttttcctcttcttcttcttcgtagacatcgacgttaatcgtcgattcggaaaaatttcatcgtcgattaatcaatctttatAAGGAATGCATGCCAAGCAAACACCCAGACTTCCAGCATTGAGTCCGGGACTCCCACATATAGTGAATCTCCCAAAACAATTACTACTTCAAAAAGAACTTGAACCACCATTCAGAGGaaaaatcaatcatccaacagCAACCAAGAAGTCTGATTCAAGTGAAATGCAAATCTGCCGGTAATTTCCTTTATACCCATTCTTTTCAATTCgttatttgttgaagaaatcgattggaaatcatcaaaacccattgaaaatggtagttacagtagatatttcggctaggagaattttttgtgtaaccctagAATTGCTAACCGAACTccaaaaataagaacagttcggtcTGCTCGCAAAAAAATCTCTCGTAACCGATAATTTTTATGGCTAACCGAACTGTTGAAATA encodes the following:
- the LOC113311017 gene encoding uncharacterized protein LOC113311017; translated protein: MEKKEKKKEGSDGKRYCMLDLLKDCIYRTLIKLDVESLQRSKFVCKAWYKMISNTIFIEDRLCRSEMGLIFLYKSSEKETSSNENVFHVEQHYLSRKTGINWMPRIDQYEAELNLRFMEIKDGKSTVRSLKLNTYGQIRAVCNGFLLLESKTKCGPIVINPVTREYTVLCRGTETLLPRFESYGLAFSHGTEEYKVVHLFRDDLQFFGCEIIVVGSHTWRAVDGPSSGLINQLGKAPIVAIGAFHWMPHIENSDYIVSMGIDDEKFRKIKLPNPSGKFDGLVDMGGCLSFLNQVSLNQLDVWILEDLHGSKWTLKHKITVGSTICMVPVGYNSRNNELVLKKGPSLGTYDFEQRQMKWIEGCSPYMESYMPHFNSLVSWRNRRDQRLEDV